Proteins encoded within one genomic window of Paenarthrobacter sp. JL.01a:
- a CDS encoding LytR/AlgR family response regulator transcription factor, with protein sequence MINVLVADDELPAVEELAFLLGRDSRIGAIHRASSGTEALRKLETEAVDAVFLDIHMPALSGLDIARAISRSSNPPAVVFVTADEDCALEAFDLAAVDYLLKPLRAERLARSVDRISELIKDGTPAPEMITVDLGSTTRMIRRDDVTYVQAQGDYARLHTAEASYLIRVPLTDLEQKWADAGFIRIHRSYLIALNHVQHLKLSTTGPSVAVSGAELPISRRHLPSVRDKLQSTRIRPQA encoded by the coding sequence ATGATCAACGTGCTCGTCGCTGATGACGAACTACCCGCGGTGGAAGAACTTGCATTCCTCCTCGGACGGGATTCAAGGATTGGCGCCATCCACCGGGCGTCCTCCGGAACCGAAGCGCTCCGCAAGCTGGAAACCGAGGCGGTGGACGCCGTCTTCCTGGACATCCACATGCCTGCCCTGTCGGGTTTGGACATCGCCCGCGCCATTTCCCGCAGCAGCAACCCGCCCGCCGTCGTTTTTGTCACCGCGGACGAAGACTGCGCCCTGGAGGCGTTCGACCTCGCCGCCGTCGACTATCTGCTCAAGCCGCTCAGGGCAGAACGGCTGGCGCGTTCGGTGGACCGGATCAGCGAACTCATCAAGGACGGAACGCCCGCTCCTGAAATGATCACAGTCGACCTGGGCAGCACCACCCGCATGATCCGCCGCGACGACGTCACCTATGTCCAGGCACAGGGCGACTACGCCCGGCTGCATACGGCTGAGGCGAGCTATCTCATCCGGGTTCCGCTGACCGACCTCGAGCAAAAATGGGCAGATGCCGGGTTCATCCGCATCCACCGTTCCTACCTGATTGCGCTGAACCACGTGCAGCACCTGAAGCTGTCCACCACCGGTCCCAGCGTTGCCGTTTCGGGTGCCGAACTACCCATCAGCAGGAGGCATCTGCCGTCAGTCCGGGACAAGCTGCAGTCCACCCGCATCCGGCCGCAGGCATGA
- a CDS encoding DUF4383 domain-containing protein: MRTSPNRLIATIFGAVYLLVGVLGFFVTSGIGFFATEGANLIIFAVNPLHNIIHLAIGAALLYAGLNGVTLSKSINTAVGGVYLLVGILGLFLVGSSLNIIALNGADNVLHLASAVVLLGVALSQDKAAVASARA; the protein is encoded by the coding sequence ATGCGTACTTCGCCCAATCGCTTGATCGCCACCATCTTCGGAGCCGTCTACCTCCTGGTAGGCGTGCTCGGCTTCTTCGTCACCTCGGGAATCGGCTTCTTCGCCACCGAGGGCGCCAACTTGATCATCTTCGCTGTGAACCCGCTTCACAACATCATCCACTTGGCCATTGGCGCAGCCCTCCTGTACGCCGGCCTGAACGGCGTCACGCTGTCCAAGTCCATCAACACCGCAGTCGGCGGCGTGTACCTGCTGGTCGGTATCCTCGGCCTCTTCCTCGTCGGAAGCTCGTTGAACATCATCGCCCTCAACGGCGCCGACAACGTCCTCCACCTCGCCAGTGCCGTCGTCCTCCTGGGAGTCGCGTTGTCGCAGGACAAGGCAGCCGTAGCCTCCGCCCGCGCCTGA
- the pdhA gene encoding pyruvate dehydrogenase (acetyl-transferring) E1 component subunit alpha, translating to MLTDQAGKGVHDDAPGPGLSAQISLRTGGDLLQLVSPDGERISHPEFDVWVKDVGDEQLCSLYEDMTVIRRIDAEATALQRQGELALWPPLLGQEAAQIGSSRSLRDDDFVFPSYRESGVAYVRGAHLSEIARVWRGNASYGWDPQRINLATPQIIIGSQSLHATGYAMGVQLDGANTAVLAYFGDGATSEGDVNEAMVFAASYQAPVVFFCQNNHWAISEPVRIQSHVQLADRPTGFGIPSMRVDGNDVLAVMAATRVALDRARKGGGPTFIEAVTYRMGPHTTADDPTRYRDPIELEDWAAKDPILRLRKLLEAKGLLTDDVEARVKAKADDVAGELRSSCIGMPDPQPLDVFNHVYSTPNSWIERQKDHYSRYLNSFSQPVEFSQPVEEGAR from the coding sequence GTGTTAACGGATCAGGCGGGCAAGGGAGTGCATGATGACGCTCCGGGCCCTGGACTAAGTGCACAAATTTCCCTGCGGACTGGTGGCGATCTGCTCCAGTTGGTGTCCCCGGACGGCGAGCGCATCAGCCATCCCGAGTTCGATGTATGGGTCAAAGATGTCGGCGACGAACAACTGTGCTCCCTGTATGAGGACATGACCGTCATCCGCCGTATCGATGCAGAAGCAACGGCGCTCCAGCGTCAGGGCGAGCTGGCACTCTGGCCTCCACTTCTGGGCCAGGAAGCAGCCCAGATCGGTTCAAGCCGGTCCTTGCGCGACGACGACTTTGTCTTCCCGAGCTACCGCGAAAGTGGCGTTGCCTATGTTCGCGGCGCCCATCTTTCCGAGATCGCGCGCGTGTGGCGCGGAAATGCTTCGTATGGCTGGGACCCGCAGCGCATCAACCTGGCGACGCCGCAGATCATCATCGGATCCCAAAGCCTGCACGCTACCGGCTACGCCATGGGTGTGCAGTTGGACGGCGCCAACACAGCGGTCCTTGCCTACTTTGGCGACGGAGCCACCAGTGAGGGCGATGTGAACGAGGCTATGGTGTTCGCAGCCAGCTACCAGGCGCCGGTGGTGTTTTTCTGCCAGAACAATCATTGGGCCATCTCGGAGCCTGTCCGTATCCAGTCGCACGTGCAGTTGGCCGACCGGCCCACCGGATTCGGTATCCCCAGCATGCGCGTGGACGGCAACGACGTCCTGGCCGTCATGGCAGCCACCCGTGTGGCTCTGGACCGTGCCCGGAAGGGCGGAGGACCAACCTTTATCGAGGCCGTCACCTACCGCATGGGTCCGCACACCACTGCGGACGACCCCACCCGCTACCGTGACCCCATCGAGCTGGAGGACTGGGCGGCCAAGGACCCCATTCTCAGGCTCCGGAAGCTCCTCGAGGCGAAGGGCCTGCTCACGGACGACGTGGAGGCACGCGTCAAAGCCAAGGCTGACGACGTTGCCGGGGAACTCCGCTCCAGCTGCATCGGCATGCCCGACCCGCAGCCCTTGGACGTCTTCAACCACGTCTACAGCACGCCGAATTCCTGGATCGAACGCCAAAAGGACCACTACTCCCGCTACCTGAACAGTTTTAGCCAGCCAGTCGAGTTTAGCCAGCCAGTCGAGGAAGGTGCACGCTGA
- a CDS encoding sensor histidine kinase — MPDSPLFTAAAIAVIALAVAVVVGVGLKVIRSFRDLGTDAERATYNTLHAASRAGQHLRGGLQPAGAAKASRQLRVLLGCDAFAMTDTSSVLAWDGAGEDLRASLMGIAADVLATGRTAVVPHVGHSTNQSGPAFSAVIAPIRAGSRVVGSVAALAPAAGAGLVRATSEVADWVAAQLELAELEASRTLLMEAEVRALRAQISPHFIYNSLNAIASFINTDPARARELVVEFADFTRYSFRRHGDFTTVAEELRCIDRYLLLERARFGERVQVSLRIAPEVLSTVIPFLSLQPLVENAVRHGLEAKEGPGHITICANDSGAFAEVTIEDDGVGMDPEHLRSVLAGHTDGDHVGLRNVDARLRQVYGDEHGLVIDTAPGEGTLITLRVPKSQPGHDA, encoded by the coding sequence ATGCCCGACTCCCCGCTCTTCACCGCCGCCGCCATCGCAGTGATCGCGTTGGCTGTCGCCGTCGTCGTGGGCGTTGGCCTGAAGGTGATCCGGTCCTTCCGTGACCTTGGCACTGACGCCGAACGCGCTACGTACAACACGCTGCATGCAGCGTCGCGGGCCGGGCAGCACCTGCGCGGTGGCCTCCAACCTGCCGGCGCGGCCAAAGCCAGCAGGCAGTTGCGCGTCCTGCTCGGGTGCGACGCTTTTGCCATGACAGACACCAGTTCAGTACTTGCCTGGGATGGGGCCGGTGAGGACCTCCGGGCCTCGCTGATGGGGATTGCGGCCGATGTCCTGGCGACGGGGCGGACCGCCGTTGTTCCGCACGTTGGGCACTCAACCAACCAGTCCGGACCCGCATTCAGTGCCGTCATCGCCCCGATCCGCGCCGGATCACGGGTTGTGGGGTCGGTGGCAGCCCTGGCACCGGCCGCCGGTGCGGGCCTGGTGCGGGCCACCAGTGAAGTTGCTGATTGGGTCGCGGCCCAGCTGGAGCTGGCAGAACTGGAAGCTTCCAGAACGCTGCTGATGGAAGCAGAGGTCAGGGCGCTGCGGGCCCAGATCAGCCCGCACTTCATCTACAACTCCCTAAATGCCATTGCATCATTCATCAACACAGACCCGGCCCGGGCCAGGGAACTTGTGGTGGAGTTCGCCGACTTCACCAGGTACTCCTTCCGTCGTCACGGCGACTTCACCACCGTGGCGGAGGAACTGCGCTGCATCGACCGCTATCTGCTGCTGGAGCGGGCACGCTTCGGCGAGCGCGTCCAGGTCAGCCTTCGCATCGCGCCGGAAGTCCTGAGCACCGTCATCCCCTTCCTCAGCCTCCAGCCCTTGGTGGAAAACGCTGTGCGGCACGGCCTTGAGGCGAAGGAAGGACCGGGGCACATCACCATTTGTGCCAACGACTCGGGTGCTTTCGCCGAGGTCACCATAGAGGACGACGGCGTGGGTATGGACCCGGAACATCTGCGGTCGGTCCTCGCCGGGCACACCGATGGCGACCATGTGGGGCTTCGGAACGTTGATGCGCGCCTGCGGCAGGTCTACGGTGATGAACATGGCCTGGTGATCGACACCGCTCCCGGCGAGGGCACGCTGATCACCCTTCGTGTGCCCAAGTCCCAGCCCGGACACGACGCCTGA
- a CDS encoding phosphatidate cytidylyltransferase gives MNQAEPAPAGRVPTRDNPKRARRVRANPTPKAGRNLPAAIGVGLAMLLAVLGGLLFLPLGFVLLTTAFAVLGVWEVFRALEAQGTRMPIIPVMVGSLVMPVSAYFGGLEGLLFTMTASSVAVLLWRSIESAAGAPRSVFAGVFTLAWIPFLISFAALPLHASGGATPVGFWPHGIPDGAWQIASMLLLVVSNDTFGYIVGASFGKHPMAPKISPKKSWEGFAGSVGGAMLIGVLACIFLLDRPWWVGLVLAVGMVAAATAGDLAESMVKRELGVKDMSSILPGHGGVMDRLDSIVFAAPVAYVLFALLSGV, from the coding sequence ATGAACCAGGCTGAGCCGGCGCCCGCTGGACGGGTCCCGACACGCGATAACCCCAAGCGCGCCCGGCGCGTAAGGGCGAACCCCACACCCAAGGCGGGCCGAAACCTGCCGGCGGCGATCGGCGTCGGCCTTGCCATGCTGTTGGCCGTTTTGGGAGGGCTGTTGTTCCTCCCGCTGGGGTTCGTCCTGCTCACGACAGCCTTCGCCGTCCTGGGAGTGTGGGAAGTTTTCCGCGCCCTTGAAGCCCAAGGCACCAGGATGCCGATCATTCCAGTGATGGTCGGCAGCCTGGTGATGCCGGTTTCGGCCTATTTCGGCGGTCTCGAAGGCCTGCTCTTCACCATGACGGCAAGCTCGGTGGCGGTGCTGCTCTGGCGCTCCATCGAAAGCGCGGCCGGAGCGCCCCGGAGTGTCTTTGCCGGGGTCTTCACGCTGGCCTGGATCCCCTTCCTGATCAGCTTCGCTGCGCTGCCGCTGCACGCGAGTGGTGGGGCCACTCCCGTGGGTTTCTGGCCCCACGGAATCCCGGACGGTGCCTGGCAGATCGCATCGATGCTGCTGTTGGTGGTCTCCAATGACACTTTCGGCTACATTGTGGGAGCTTCGTTCGGCAAGCATCCCATGGCCCCGAAAATCAGTCCCAAGAAGTCCTGGGAGGGCTTCGCGGGATCTGTCGGCGGTGCCATGCTGATTGGCGTCCTTGCCTGCATCTTCCTGCTGGACAGGCCCTGGTGGGTTGGTCTGGTTCTTGCTGTTGGAATGGTTGCTGCGGCAACGGCGGGGGACTTGGCCGAGTCCATGGTCAAGAGAGAACTTGGCGTCAAGGACATGAGCAGCATCCTGCCTGGCCACGGTGGCGTGATGGACCGTCTGGACTCCATCGTGTTCGCGGCTCCGGTGGCCTATGTTTTGTTCGCGCTGTTGAGCGGCGTTTGA
- a CDS encoding DivIVA domain-containing protein: MALDIRRQIPATFDRVERSKYGYNAKQVDEFLQRARTSFENPVGATDQVASVDVREVAFDPVKGGYDAHSVDAALDRLEDAFARRERDDLISQEGEEAWLRQIGKLSGILRGRLHRPDGERFRRPTRKRTRSYNVQDVDALCVELIGYLENDQPLSVDTVRRAVFRAAKGDEGYEEAQVDAFLARVVELMAAID; this comes from the coding sequence GTGGCCTTGGATATTCGACGCCAGATTCCCGCGACGTTTGACCGCGTGGAGCGCAGCAAATACGGCTATAACGCCAAGCAGGTTGATGAGTTCCTCCAGCGTGCAAGGACGTCGTTCGAGAACCCTGTAGGCGCCACGGACCAGGTTGCCAGCGTGGATGTCCGTGAGGTGGCTTTTGATCCCGTCAAAGGTGGTTATGACGCCCACAGCGTCGACGCCGCCCTGGACCGCCTGGAGGATGCCTTCGCGCGCCGGGAACGCGACGATCTGATCAGCCAAGAGGGCGAAGAAGCCTGGCTGCGCCAGATCGGCAAACTCTCCGGGATCCTACGCGGCAGGCTGCATAGGCCTGATGGCGAGCGTTTCCGCCGCCCGACAAGAAAGAGGACCCGCAGCTACAACGTCCAGGACGTCGACGCCCTCTGTGTCGAGTTGATCGGGTACCTGGAGAATGACCAGCCACTGAGCGTCGATACCGTTCGTCGCGCCGTGTTCCGTGCGGCCAAAGGCGACGAAGGCTACGAAGAGGCACAGGTGGATGCCTTCCTTGCCCGCGTCGTTGAACTGATGGCGGCAATCGACTAG
- a CDS encoding Lrp/AsnC family transcriptional regulator, with product MQPLDGTDTRLLSAMAKDPRGTVVALAQKLGLSRNTVQARMAQLEKKHAFLSFERRINPVALGYPLTAFITVHVQQQKLASLAQDLADIPEILEGFGLTGSADLLLRVVALDAEDLYRINGKILGCDGVDRTDTALAMREMIPYRVQPLLGRRSEA from the coding sequence ATGCAACCCTTGGATGGCACTGACACCCGGCTCCTCTCAGCAATGGCCAAGGATCCACGGGGCACCGTGGTGGCTCTGGCCCAGAAGCTGGGATTGTCCCGGAACACCGTGCAGGCCCGCATGGCCCAGCTTGAGAAGAAGCACGCGTTCCTGTCATTCGAACGGAGAATCAACCCTGTCGCCCTGGGCTACCCGCTGACCGCGTTCATCACAGTCCACGTACAACAGCAAAAGCTCGCTTCCCTGGCCCAGGATCTTGCCGACATCCCGGAGATTCTTGAAGGCTTCGGGCTTACGGGTTCGGCAGACCTGTTGCTGCGCGTTGTGGCCTTGGATGCCGAAGATCTTTACCGCATCAACGGAAAGATCCTCGGGTGCGACGGAGTGGACAGGACGGACACCGCGCTGGCCATGCGGGAAATGATTCCCTACCGCGTGCAGCCGCTTCTGGGGCGCCGTTCCGAGGCGTGA
- a CDS encoding cation acetate symporter: protein MNTTMVPAVEVAALKDTTLLNMGIFALFVAVTMVIVFRASRNNKTAADYYAAGRSFTGSQNGTAIAGDYLSAASFLGITGAIAINGYDGFLYSIGFLVAWLVALLLVAELLRNTGKFTMADVLSFRLRQRPVRIAAALSTLAVCFFYLLAQMAGAGSLISLLLGISDWGGQALVIIVVGALMIMYVLIGGMKGTTWVQIIKAILLIAGAAVMTAMVLAIYGFNLSSLLGSAAEAANNPNVLNPGLQYGKTETSKLDFMSLGLALVLGTAALPHVLMRFYTVPTAKEARKSVVWAIWLIGLFYLFTLVLGYGAAALVGADTIKSAPGGVNSAAPLLAFHLGGPLLLGFISAVAFATILAVVAGLTITAAASFAHDIYANVIAKGKADATTEVKVARRTVVVIGVLAILGGIFANGQNVAFLVALAFAVAASANLPTIVYSLFWKKFTTQGAVWSMYGGLAAAILLITFSPVVSGAKTSMIPGANFAFFPLSNPGIVSIPLAFFLGWLGTVLDKRREDPAKQAEMEVRSLTGIGAEKAVNH from the coding sequence ATGAACACCACAATGGTCCCCGCAGTCGAAGTCGCTGCGTTGAAGGACACCACGCTCCTGAACATGGGTATCTTCGCCCTGTTCGTCGCGGTCACCATGGTGATCGTTTTCCGGGCCAGCCGGAACAACAAGACTGCCGCCGACTACTACGCAGCCGGCCGCTCCTTCACCGGATCCCAGAACGGCACTGCCATCGCCGGTGACTACCTCTCCGCGGCATCTTTCCTTGGTATCACCGGTGCCATCGCGATCAACGGCTACGACGGGTTCCTCTACTCCATCGGCTTCCTGGTTGCCTGGCTGGTGGCGCTGCTGCTGGTGGCCGAGCTGCTCCGCAACACCGGCAAGTTCACCATGGCCGACGTTCTGTCCTTCCGCCTGCGGCAACGCCCGGTGCGGATCGCCGCGGCACTGTCCACACTGGCAGTCTGCTTCTTCTACCTGCTCGCCCAGATGGCCGGCGCGGGAAGCCTTATTTCGCTTCTGCTGGGAATCAGCGACTGGGGCGGACAAGCTCTGGTGATCATCGTCGTCGGCGCTTTGATGATCATGTACGTGCTCATCGGCGGCATGAAGGGCACCACCTGGGTCCAGATCATCAAAGCCATCCTTCTGATTGCGGGTGCCGCGGTCATGACCGCAATGGTGCTGGCGATCTATGGCTTCAACCTGTCCAGCCTGCTGGGCTCCGCCGCTGAGGCCGCCAACAACCCGAACGTCCTGAACCCCGGCCTGCAATACGGCAAGACGGAAACATCCAAGCTGGACTTCATGTCGCTCGGCCTCGCCCTGGTCCTTGGAACGGCGGCCCTGCCCCACGTCCTCATGCGCTTCTACACGGTTCCAACCGCAAAGGAAGCACGGAAATCCGTTGTGTGGGCCATCTGGCTTATCGGCTTGTTCTACCTCTTCACCTTGGTGCTGGGCTACGGTGCAGCAGCCCTGGTGGGTGCGGACACGATCAAATCAGCTCCCGGCGGCGTCAACTCCGCAGCACCGCTTCTGGCGTTCCACCTCGGCGGGCCGTTGCTCCTTGGTTTCATCTCGGCAGTGGCCTTCGCAACCATCCTGGCGGTGGTGGCCGGCCTGACCATCACGGCGGCAGCCTCATTCGCCCACGACATCTACGCAAACGTCATCGCCAAGGGTAAAGCGGATGCGACCACCGAAGTGAAGGTGGCCCGTCGCACGGTGGTGGTGATCGGTGTCCTCGCCATCCTGGGTGGCATCTTCGCCAACGGGCAGAATGTGGCCTTCCTGGTGGCACTGGCCTTCGCTGTTGCGGCGTCGGCCAACCTGCCAACCATCGTGTACTCGCTGTTCTGGAAGAAGTTCACCACGCAGGGCGCAGTGTGGAGCATGTACGGCGGCCTGGCTGCTGCCATCCTGCTGATCACGTTCTCGCCCGTGGTCTCAGGCGCCAAGACGTCCATGATTCCCGGTGCCAACTTCGCCTTCTTCCCGCTGAGCAACCCGGGTATCGTCTCCATCCCGCTGGCGTTCTTCCTGGGCTGGCTCGGTACCGTCCTGGATAAGCGGCGCGAAGATCCGGCCAAGCAAGCGGAAATGGAAGTGCGCTCGCTGACCGGTATTGGAGCGGAGAAGGCAGTAAACCACTAA
- a CDS encoding PHP domain-containing protein, which produces MDPIEALDEISFWLERSLAPTFKVQAFRKAADAVRKLPADDLARLVASGRITTLKGVGSRSAEVITQALEDRVPDYLAGLREKGAEALAPGGETIKAALRGDLHSHSNWSDGGSPVEAMVSAAQTLGREYLALTDHSPNLTIANGLSVERLEQQLGIVDGINSARNGFRLLKGIEVDILEDGTLDQTPDMLDKLDVVVASVHSKLRADKKTMTARMLGGISDPHTNVLGHCTGRLVQGSRGTRPQSEFDAPKVFRECADWGVAVEINSRPERQDPPDDLIKLALDAGCLFSIDSDAHAPGQLDFLQYGAQRAEALGVPTERIVTTWPLARLQEWLSLKK; this is translated from the coding sequence ATGGATCCCATTGAGGCGCTCGACGAAATTTCCTTCTGGCTGGAACGCAGCCTGGCCCCCACTTTCAAGGTCCAGGCCTTCCGGAAAGCGGCCGACGCCGTACGGAAGCTGCCGGCCGACGATCTGGCACGGTTGGTTGCAAGCGGAAGGATCACCACCCTCAAGGGCGTTGGCAGCCGCAGCGCTGAGGTCATCACCCAGGCACTGGAAGACCGGGTCCCCGACTACCTGGCCGGCCTCCGCGAGAAGGGCGCCGAGGCGCTTGCCCCGGGGGGAGAGACCATCAAAGCCGCGCTGCGCGGAGACCTGCACAGCCACAGCAACTGGTCCGACGGCGGCTCCCCCGTTGAAGCCATGGTCTCCGCGGCCCAAACCCTCGGCCGGGAGTACCTTGCCCTGACCGACCACTCCCCCAACCTCACGATCGCCAATGGCCTTAGCGTCGAAAGGCTTGAGCAACAGCTGGGCATAGTGGACGGAATCAATTCCGCCCGGAACGGTTTCCGCTTGCTCAAGGGCATAGAGGTGGACATCCTGGAGGACGGCACCCTGGACCAAACCCCCGACATGCTGGACAAGCTCGACGTCGTGGTGGCCAGCGTGCATTCCAAGCTCCGTGCCGACAAGAAAACCATGACTGCCCGGATGCTCGGCGGCATCAGCGATCCCCACACCAACGTCCTGGGACATTGCACCGGGCGGCTCGTCCAAGGGTCGCGCGGAACCCGTCCCCAATCGGAGTTTGACGCCCCCAAAGTCTTCAGGGAGTGCGCCGACTGGGGTGTCGCCGTCGAAATAAACTCGCGTCCGGAACGGCAGGACCCACCGGATGACCTGATCAAGCTGGCCCTGGACGCTGGGTGCCTGTTCAGCATCGACAGTGATGCCCACGCCCCCGGGCAACTGGATTTCCTTCAATACGGTGCCCAGCGCGCCGAAGCCCTGGGGGTGCCCACCGAACGCATCGTTACCACGTGGCCGTTGGCGCGGCTGCAGGAGTGGCTCAGCCTGAAGAAATAA
- a CDS encoding cation acetate symporter, translated as MNPAVGLFAFLAVSVATAVIGFYGLRVSRTTSDFYVASRTVPPWWNASAIGGEYLSAASFLGVAGLILLSGTDALWFPVGYTAGYLMLLLFVAAPLRRSGAYTIPDFTEARLDSAVVRRVTSLVVVAVGWLYIVPQLHGAALTIRITTGLPSWVGSTAVVAVVCLTVVAGGMRSITFVQAFQYWLKLTALAVPVVFILLVLAGNDTPSQAPLPVNPTGQAPAGVYQHISLLVALLFGTLGLPHVLVRFYTNPDGQSARRTTLIVLGLLSVFYLFPTLSGAVGRMFAPELAQSGQADALVLLLPGKLIGGVAGDLLSALVVAGAFAAFLSTTSGLVVSLSGVISQDLFGGSVRGFRLAAVMAAVVPLGFAFMTDTLALAGSVGLVFAFTASTICPVLLLGIWWRGLTDVGAIAGMATGAVLCGGAMVAGTLTGGGNAPAWLAQPAAWTVPAAFAMTVLVSLLTRNRVPASVNRVMSRLHVPERPVATER; from the coding sequence ATGAACCCGGCCGTCGGCTTGTTCGCTTTCCTCGCCGTCTCAGTTGCGACCGCTGTGATCGGGTTTTATGGATTACGGGTATCGCGGACCACCAGCGACTTCTATGTCGCCTCACGCACCGTCCCTCCGTGGTGGAACGCCTCCGCCATCGGCGGTGAATACCTTTCGGCCGCGAGCTTCCTGGGTGTTGCCGGGTTGATTCTGCTCTCCGGCACGGACGCCCTGTGGTTCCCCGTGGGCTACACGGCCGGCTACCTGATGCTGCTGCTCTTCGTAGCCGCGCCCTTGCGCCGCTCGGGTGCCTACACCATCCCCGATTTCACCGAAGCCCGGCTCGACTCCGCTGTGGTGCGCCGAGTCACCAGCCTGGTGGTGGTGGCTGTGGGCTGGCTGTACATCGTTCCGCAACTGCACGGGGCGGCGCTCACCATCCGTATCACCACCGGCCTGCCGTCGTGGGTAGGTTCGACGGCGGTCGTGGCGGTCGTGTGCCTCACGGTCGTGGCAGGCGGCATGCGCTCCATCACGTTTGTGCAGGCTTTCCAATATTGGCTGAAACTCACCGCGCTGGCAGTGCCCGTGGTGTTCATCCTGCTGGTGCTCGCAGGCAACGACACCCCGTCGCAAGCTCCCCTGCCGGTCAATCCCACCGGCCAGGCCCCCGCAGGTGTCTACCAACACATCTCCCTTTTGGTAGCCCTCCTGTTCGGAACCCTGGGACTGCCGCACGTCCTGGTCAGGTTTTACACCAACCCCGATGGCCAGTCTGCTCGCCGGACCACGTTGATCGTGCTGGGGCTCCTCTCCGTTTTCTACCTTTTCCCCACCCTCTCCGGCGCCGTCGGAAGGATGTTCGCACCCGAACTCGCCCAGTCCGGACAAGCCGACGCCTTGGTCCTGCTGCTCCCCGGCAAGCTGATCGGCGGCGTCGCGGGTGATTTGTTGTCAGCCCTGGTGGTCGCTGGTGCCTTCGCTGCGTTCCTGTCCACCACCTCCGGGCTGGTGGTGTCACTGTCCGGTGTCATCAGCCAGGACCTTTTCGGGGGAAGCGTCAGAGGGTTCCGCCTCGCCGCGGTGATGGCCGCCGTCGTGCCTTTGGGCTTTGCTTTCATGACGGACACCCTGGCCCTGGCGGGGAGCGTCGGCCTTGTCTTCGCGTTCACGGCTTCAACCATCTGCCCCGTCCTGCTGCTGGGTATCTGGTGGCGGGGACTAACGGATGTGGGTGCCATAGCCGGGATGGCCACCGGCGCTGTGCTTTGTGGTGGCGCCATGGTGGCCGGCACCCTGACGGGCGGCGGGAACGCACCGGCCTGGCTTGCCCAGCCGGCCGCGTGGACCGTCCCGGCGGCGTTCGCCATGACGGTGCTTGTCTCGCTCCTGACGCGGAACCGGGTGCCGGCGTCAGTGAACCGCGTGATGTCCCGGCTGCATGTTCCGGAACGGCCTGTAGCCACCGAGCGCTAG
- a CDS encoding DUF485 domain-containing protein codes for MGNEAQPQDATASVDFQEVQQTERFRTLRKRHRSFVFPMAVIFLLWYFAYVLLADYAVAFMSIKVWGNINVGLILGLLQFVTTFGITAWYVSYSNRKLDPIAAEIRNEIEGHEFDKDSSVTHGGAK; via the coding sequence ATGGGTAATGAGGCCCAACCCCAGGACGCAACTGCGTCCGTGGACTTCCAGGAAGTCCAACAGACGGAACGGTTCAGAACGCTGCGGAAGCGGCACCGGAGCTTTGTCTTCCCCATGGCAGTCATTTTTCTGCTGTGGTATTTCGCGTATGTCCTGCTGGCCGACTACGCCGTCGCCTTCATGTCCATCAAAGTCTGGGGCAACATCAACGTCGGCCTGATCCTGGGCCTGCTCCAGTTCGTCACCACCTTCGGTATTACGGCTTGGTACGTGAGCTATTCCAACAGAAAACTCGACCCCATCGCGGCAGAGATCCGCAATGAGATCGAAGGCCACGAATTCGACAAGGACAGCAGCGTGACGCACGGAGGAGCCAAATGA